One region of Litorilinea aerophila genomic DNA includes:
- a CDS encoding tetratricopeptide repeat protein, producing the protein MSVPPIDYRRYIDLIRRLDGTQRAILESLRDRGPGLAMDIAVRVLLFPDEIAAPLHTLQELGLVQARPFTGSSLGAEIYSLTREGEQVVRLLRDPEFMEQLREPAEEVAPARSAAPPFDPRQAEIDLLRRLGDLAAKRGDDASAEEYYKKALDLTRSLTGSS; encoded by the coding sequence ATGTCTGTTCCACCCATTGACTACAGGCGCTATATTGACCTGATCCGCCGCCTGGATGGAACCCAGCGGGCCATCCTGGAGAGCCTGCGGGATCGAGGCCCTGGCCTGGCCATGGACATTGCGGTGCGGGTGCTGCTCTTCCCCGACGAGATCGCCGCCCCCCTGCATACCCTCCAGGAGCTGGGGCTGGTCCAGGCCCGCCCTTTCACCGGCAGCAGCCTGGGTGCCGAGATCTATTCCTTGACCCGAGAGGGTGAGCAAGTGGTGCGCCTGCTGCGGGACCCCGAGTTCATGGAGCAACTGCGGGAGCCGGCGGAAGAGGTAGCCCCTGCCCGCTCCGCAGCACCGCCATTCGACCCACGCCAGGCCGAGATCGACCTGCTGCGACGGCTGGGCGACCTGGCCGCCAAACGGGGAGACGATGCCTCAGCCGAAGAATATTACAAGAAGGCCCTGGATCTGACCCGCAGCCTGACCGGCTCGTCCTAA
- a CDS encoding CHAT domain-containing protein, whose amino-acid sequence MDSSPLSILLLVSSPHEAPVSVQEDLAALHDAVRDLDYDVEFVTCVAEPNAVQRVLNRQDRPPFRVLHFIGHGASAHEKMGAQLAFEDRLGSLHLLDGARLAPVLSPTGRPEFELAVLSACHSEQVAQALIKLGVKHVVAIEADAAVYEIAAVRFYEHFYRALFTGASVAQAFRAGRSAVLADDRLGESAQTEAAKFRLLPTEADHHTTTLKAPPTSSPVRIQELPAISSSHFQQPAVGFIGRATEKLEVLRRLDRHRAVLIRGVSGIGKSELAREVGRWLAQRGWIDPQRAYFIPVDQARSAEEVRALLAAALGIPADQLPGDERQANDHLASLIPRRSLLLVDEAENVIQYGGRGVRDLLERLLQAPGRPFLLITSQRDMASPGIPIYPLPRMDEQEAIELFARSAHLDPGAWRRLDREHLAEVLNFVDRVPRAIDLLAKVWRREGDPDFTRLLTQLHQYQDRILRDPDYPDEVKSVTLGVQLGYVRLRERSLDAARLFAELPAA is encoded by the coding sequence ATGGACAGCTCCCCCCTCTCGATTCTGCTCCTCGTCAGCAGTCCCCATGAGGCACCGGTCAGCGTACAGGAGGACCTGGCCGCCCTGCACGATGCCGTTAGGGACCTCGACTACGATGTCGAATTCGTCACCTGTGTGGCAGAGCCCAACGCCGTCCAGCGTGTCCTCAACCGCCAGGACCGCCCGCCCTTTCGTGTGCTGCATTTCATCGGCCACGGTGCATCTGCCCATGAAAAGATGGGCGCACAGCTGGCCTTTGAAGATCGGCTGGGTAGCCTTCATCTGCTGGACGGTGCCAGATTAGCACCGGTGCTGAGCCCGACAGGTAGGCCGGAATTCGAGCTGGCCGTACTTTCGGCCTGTCACTCGGAACAAGTGGCCCAGGCCCTGATCAAACTGGGTGTGAAACACGTGGTCGCCATTGAAGCCGACGCCGCTGTCTACGAAATTGCCGCTGTCCGCTTTTATGAACACTTCTACCGGGCGCTCTTCACCGGCGCCAGCGTGGCCCAGGCGTTCCGGGCCGGCCGCAGCGCCGTATTGGCCGACGACCGGCTGGGAGAGAGCGCACAGACTGAAGCGGCCAAGTTTCGCCTCCTCCCCACAGAGGCAGACCACCATACCACCACCTTGAAAGCACCGCCAACCTCTTCGCCGGTGCGGATCCAGGAGTTGCCGGCCATTTCCTCCTCCCACTTCCAGCAACCGGCCGTCGGCTTCATTGGCCGCGCTACCGAAAAATTGGAGGTACTGCGCCGCCTGGACCGCCATCGGGCTGTGCTCATCAGGGGTGTGAGCGGCATTGGCAAGAGCGAACTGGCACGCGAAGTGGGCCGCTGGTTGGCTCAACGGGGGTGGATCGACCCCCAGCGAGCCTATTTTATCCCCGTGGACCAGGCCCGCAGCGCAGAGGAGGTGCGTGCCCTGCTGGCAGCAGCCCTTGGCATCCCGGCCGACCAACTGCCCGGGGATGAACGGCAGGCCAATGACCATCTTGCCAGCCTGATACCCCGGCGCAGCTTGCTGCTGGTGGATGAGGCGGAAAATGTCATCCAGTATGGCGGTCGTGGGGTGCGCGACCTGTTGGAGCGGCTCCTCCAGGCGCCCGGCCGTCCCTTTCTCCTCATCACGTCCCAGCGGGACATGGCCAGCCCTGGCATCCCGATTTACCCACTGCCGCGCATGGACGAGCAGGAAGCCATAGAACTTTTTGCCCGTTCCGCCCATTTGGACCCCGGCGCATGGCGGCGCCTGGACCGAGAACACCTGGCCGAGGTGCTCAACTTTGTCGACCGGGTGCCCCGGGCCATTGACCTGCTCGCCAAGGTCTGGCGCAGAGAAGGGGATCCGGACTTCACCAGGCTGCTGACCCAGTTGCATCAATACCAGGATCGCATCCTGCGCGATCCGGATTATCCCGATGAGGTCAAGAGCGTCACCCTGGGGGTGCAACTCGGCTACGTACGCCTGCGGGAGCGGAGCCTGGATGCCGCCCGCCTCTTCGCTGAGCTCCCGGCGGCGTAA